A stretch of Lactuca sativa cultivar Salinas chromosome 6, Lsat_Salinas_v11, whole genome shotgun sequence DNA encodes these proteins:
- the LOC111886874 gene encoding nucleolar protein 12: protein MGKKSKESKAEIPNSSASAPSGNIFKSLFGGGLEEPNNPTSDSIFSDSNPFRSKPANESQSIPQKLQEVLRLDIDSPQKNDAKIPDSVNTLPSKRKRKEKLPESIDSDDSDIEGDVKKSKKEKGVVSEGSKSSSFDEEKKKKKKRKRGEVEAEYEERKYGAMDVDLKEDEGVKGKVGGKRKELDKGEDQLVPKEGFDDEEKLLRTVFVGNLPLKVKKKALMREFNQFGEIESVRIRSIPLLDDKTPRKGAIIKKKINDAVDRVNAYVVFKTEESAQASLSHNMTVVGGNHIHVDRACPPRKKLKGENANAPLYDNKRTVFIGNLPFDVKDEELYQLFNGFNNLKDCIEAIRVVRDPGTSLGKGIAYVLFNTREAANTVVRKHKLKIRDRELRLSHAMKSNPTPPESSYGRKAAAVVGGNTSYQGVRATKSGGEKKFATRVTRPVRSESRSENGVKRKVRSEKRPAVLARKAAANAARNGGDGGVGSGGVKRKKTESRTPQSNGQKKKARTFR, encoded by the exons ATGGGGAAGAAGTCCAAAGAATCCAAAGCTGAAATCCCTAATTCTTCAGCTTCAGCTCCATCAGGCAATATTTTCAAATCCCTTTTTGGTGGCGGTCTAGAAGAACCCAATAATCCAACCTCCGATTCAATCTTCTCGGATTCCAATCCGTTCCGAAGCAAACCCGCCAATGAATCTCAATCAATTCCTCAAAAACTCCAAGAAGTTCTTCGACTAGACATCGATAGTCCACAAAAGAATGACGCCAAGATCCCCGATTCTGTAAACACATTGCCGAGCAAGAGGAAAAGGAAAGAGAAGTTGCCGGAATCCATCGACTCAGATGATTCTGACATCGAAGGAGATGTCAAGAAATCAAAAAAGGAAAAAGGGGTTGTTTCAGAAGGTTCAAAAAGCTCGAGCTTTgatgaggagaagaagaagaagaagaaaaggaagagaGGCGAGGTTGAGGCAGAGTACGAAGAAAGAAAATACGGGGCGATGGATGTGGATTTGAAAGAAGATGAGGGGGTTAAAGGAAAAGTTGGGGGGAAGAGGAAGGAGTTGGATAAGGGAGAAGATCAACTTGTTCCCAAAGAAGGATTTGATGATGAAGAAAAGTTATTAAGGACTGTGTTTGTGGGAAATTTGCCATTGAAGGTGAAGAAGAAGGCATTGATGCGAGAGTTTAACCAGTTTGGAGAAATAGAATCCGTTAGGATTCGGTCTATTCCTTTGTTAGAC GACAAGACTCCAAGAAAAGGTGCTATAATCAAGAAGAAAATCAATGATGCTGTTGACAG GGTTAATGCATATGTTGTTTTTAAGACGGAGGAATCTGCGCAAGCTTCTTTGTCACATAACATGACAGTT gtgggaggaaatcatattcatgtgGATAGAGCCTGTCCACCTCGCAAGAAATTGAAGGGAGAAAACGCAAATGCCCCACTTTATGACAACAAAAGAACTGTGTTTATTGGCAACCTTCCTTTTGATGTCAAG GATGAAGAATTGTATCAGTTGTTTAATGGTTTCAACAATCTAAAAGACTGCATTGAGGCAATTCGTGTTGTGAGAGACCCGGGTACAAGCTTGGGAAAGGGCATTGCTTATGTTTTGTTTAACACAAGG GAAGCAGCAAATACAGTTGTTAGAAAACATAAACTGAAGATTCGGGACAGGGAGTTGAGGTTGTCCCATGCCATGAAGTCAAATCCAACACCGCCGGAATCATCATATGGCAGGAAGGCGGCGGCGGTTGTGGGCGGCAACACCTCTTATCAGGGAGTACGAGCCACCAAATCTGGCGGGGAGAAGAAGTTTGCTACAAGAGTGACTAGGCCTGTGAGGAGTGAATCAAGAAGTGAAAATGGGGTGAAGAGGAAGGTGCGATCGGAAAAGAGGCCGGCGGTGTTGGCTAGGAAGGCGGCGGCAAATGCAGCTAGAAATGGCGGTGATGGCGGCGTTGGCAGTGGTGGTGTGAAACGCAAGAAGACAGAAAGCCGAACACCACAGAGTAATGGGCAGAAGAAGAAAGCCAGGACATTTAGATAG